One stretch of Oncorhynchus clarkii lewisi isolate Uvic-CL-2024 chromosome 3, UVic_Ocla_1.0, whole genome shotgun sequence DNA includes these proteins:
- the LOC139394422 gene encoding uncharacterized protein, whose product MVLEIVWRLLSPVQWSLCLLSLLLLLIVSMLLCAIRSKSRKTSRLSLAEMGPISGERPPDSIEVTTSELRKNIIGPASSKRKSTQSQREHRGSFPGQDTPRPVKKALRQLPPLPELEKSSVRRHSSYTGSVVYDVVATEVCNLWPTTDNQASQQHTADCSNHLEEEDKKGEIPFPVYAKVNKTKVCSNSSRRSPLYAKVNKTRSRTVKSELLFCSD is encoded by the exons ATGGTTCTGGAGATTGTGTGGAGACTATTGTCACCAGTGCAGTGGAGTCTGTGTCTTTTATCCCTTCTCCTGCTTCTCATAGTATCAATGTTATTATGTGCGATCCGTTCAAAAAG TAGAAAGACATCCAGGTTGTCATTGGCTGAAATGGGACCGATCTCTGGTGAAAGG CCTCCAGATTCAATTGAGGTCACGACCTCAGAACTAAGGAAGAACATCATTGGACCAGCATCCTCAAAAAGAAAGTCAACCCAGTCCCAAAGAGAACACAGAG GGTCTTTCCCAGGGCAGGATACCCCAAGGCCGGTGAAGAAGGCTTTGAGGCAGTTGCCTCCCTTACCTGAGCTGGAGAAGAGCAGTGTCCGACGACACAGCAGCTACACTGGGTCCGTAGTGTACGACGTTGTGGCCACAGAGGTCTGTAATCTATGGCCCACTACAGACAACCAGGCTTCTCAACAACATACAGCAGACTGCAGCAACCACCTGGAGGAGGAAGATAAAAAGGGGGAAATTCCGTTCCCTGTCTATGCCAAAGTCAACAAAACCAAAGTTTGCTCGAACTCATCAAGACGTTCACCACTGTATGCCAAAGTGAACAAGACTAGATCCCGGACTGTGAAATCGGAACTACTGTTCTGCAGTGACTGA